From Paracoccus suum, the proteins below share one genomic window:
- a CDS encoding manganese-dependent inorganic pyrophosphatase, translating into MIQVLGHKSPDTDSTGSPIIWAWYLNDVRKQPAKAVLQGQPNTEAVWMLEHWNVQMPEIITDVAAGEQLVIVDTNNAVELPASLAEAEVIEIIDHHLLAGNITTRLPINMTLRPLACTATIMFDLIGDDLDRAPRAIKGLMLTCILSDTLEFRSPTTTPHDRWVAEKLARDLDLSIPAYATEMFRAKSNVSAFADEALLRIDSKEYDLGDKRLRVSVLETTAPEVLLARKDALMAAMPGVAAEDGADEVLLFVVDILREEATLLVPNPWVAGVATRSFGVPVTGDTVLLPGVVSRKKQIIPVLKV; encoded by the coding sequence GCTCGCCCATCATCTGGGCCTGGTATCTGAACGACGTGCGCAAGCAGCCGGCCAAGGCCGTGCTGCAAGGTCAGCCGAACACCGAGGCGGTGTGGATGCTCGAGCACTGGAACGTCCAGATGCCCGAGATCATCACGGACGTTGCCGCCGGCGAGCAGCTGGTCATCGTCGACACCAACAACGCGGTCGAGCTGCCCGCCTCGCTGGCCGAGGCCGAGGTGATCGAGATCATCGACCACCACCTGCTGGCCGGCAACATCACCACCCGCCTGCCGATCAACATGACGCTGCGCCCGCTCGCCTGCACGGCGACGATCATGTTCGACCTGATCGGCGACGACCTTGATCGCGCGCCCCGTGCCATCAAGGGCCTGATGCTGACCTGCATCCTGTCCGACACGCTGGAGTTCCGCAGCCCGACCACCACCCCGCATGATCGCTGGGTCGCCGAAAAGCTGGCCCGCGACCTGGACCTGTCGATCCCGGCCTATGCGACCGAAATGTTCCGTGCCAAGTCGAACGTCTCGGCCTTCGCCGACGAGGCGCTGCTGCGCATCGACAGCAAGGAATACGATCTGGGCGACAAGCGCCTGCGCGTGTCGGTCCTCGAGACCACCGCCCCCGAGGTGCTGCTGGCCCGCAAGGACGCGTTGATGGCGGCCATGCCCGGCGTCGCGGCCGAGGACGGCGCTGATGAGGTGCTGCTGTTCGTCGTCGACATCCTGCGCGAAGAGGCGACCTTGCTGGTCCCGAACCCCTGGGTCGCCGGCGTTGCCACGCGCAGCTTTGGCGTCCCGGTGACCGGCGATACGGTCCTGCTGCCGGGTGTTGTCAGCCGCAAAAAGCAGATCATTCCGGTCCTGAAGGTCTGA